One Patescibacteria group bacterium genomic window, AATGTCAGAAAGATGGCAACAAGACCGATGTTGATGATTGTTCTCACTTTTTCCTCCTCAGGAAGTTTTTGTTTACTAAATGTGTGTTTCTCTTTCCCAATCCACAATCTCTTGCGGCCTAGGAAAGAGAGGGGTGTATGACAGCCAAACCACCCCTCTAACAATTATGTTACAAATGTACTTTCAAAATTCCTCCCGGTTGATTTTTCGTATGGAGATCTATGCTCCACGACTGGCACGACACACGCCAGCCGATTATTCACCTATGCCCGTGTCTGGTCTTGGTGCAAGCGTTTTCCCCACCATTCGAAAAGAAGTCCAAGCAGGATTGCTAATCCTGCAGAAGCAAAGAATGTCTGCAGAATTTCGACTACGCTGATCCCGGTTCCTTTGTTCGTTGTGAGATCGAGAACAATGCCAATCAGGAGCGCGGTTGTCCCGATGATTTTTTGACTCAGATTTGAGACGCTGTATAGTCTCAATATGATGATTGCCAAGAATCCCACTACGAAGCTGAAAGTTAAACTAAATACAGTGGACATGTGTCCTCCTTGTGAATATTGTGGTTAAATTGTTTTTTCTCAACTGCAAAACAGAATTTTCATTCTGTTCTCTAGTCGAGGGGCAGCATATTAGAAGCTGCCCAACGAAGGTGCGAAACTTTAGTCGACGGATAGTTATGAGTTTCTTCGAGTCATCTCCTCGGAAGAAGTTCACAATTACCGTCTTGAAATGCTAATACGTTTGTCAAACCCCCAGATGGTTTGACCAAGATAGTTCGCTCATCATTTTTGCACGTTGGGTCTGGGACACTGCAACTAAATAATTTAAAATCTTCTGGCCCCTTTGGAAAGGTCGAATCTTTGGCCGTTTCTTCATCGAGAATGACGAACAATACGTCCACTTGATCATCATGATTAAATTGTCCATGAATTTCCAGGTCGACGTTTTTCAAAACGTATACGTTGCCCTCGGGGCAAAGCAATTTTGCTCCGTAGTAGCTTCTATCAAGAGTGGCGGTATATCCCCAGCATATTTTCTGCGGTAGGCCAATCTGGTAGAGCTCAGCGGCGCCTCCGAAGGAGATGCTATACATTGTTTGGCGATAAAGGTATTCCCTGGCATATTGCCAAACACTGTCCGGAACGCAGTTCAGCTCAACATTCAGCGAGTCAGAAATTTGTTTTAGTTTCTGTTCCAGAATTTTTTCTTCATTCGCGACCACTTGCGCCTGTATCGTCGGCATCAGCGCCAACGAATTCACCATGACGAACATGGCGACGAGGATTGCGAAGGTAATCAATCTTTTCATTTTCACTCCTTGTTCTTAGTTTTTATGATTGTTTGTTTCTCGACTTCAGTCCAGAATCAGTATTCTGCACTCAAGTCGAGGGGCAGCATTTTTTTTAGTGCTGCCCGACGAAAGGACATTAGCCAGCAAGCGCTTGCTGCTGGATATTCACCGGCACATTGGGCACGGTGAAATAATGGTCGTGCGTAAGGAAAGAGATTCCCCTCACCCAGATTCGTACCGTTCCAGTACCAGGATTGCTGGATAGTCTTCTTTCGAAGATACCTGTTCCTGTCTGCAGTTCGAAATGGAGAGGCAGACTTTCGTTCTCAGATGCGTCAAGCACCATGTCGAACGAGGCGCTCTCCATCCCGACTTCCATGAGGTAGTCGGTGATTTCTTGTTCGAGACCCTTAATGTATTGACGTTGTTTTTCGTGGGTCTCTTCCCGTTGCTTTCGGAACTCCTCGGCTTTGTCAGGGCCACCTATGACTCTGCCGAGCCAGTAGCCGCTAAAGACCGATTCGCCTGGAACCTTTTTTGTGATTTCAACCAGGTAAAAACCCGGTTGAGTAAAGGTCACCAAGTGTTTCGCATTTCGATCTGCGAACACCAGCGGACCTCTCATTTCAGGGTGGCCAATAACTCTGCCGTCCCATTCATCCTTGTGGAAATCCACGAGAATAATCTCAGTACTCATACTTCCTCCGAATAATTTGTTGTTTCTTTCTCTTCTCACAGCGAGCCAGGTCTACGCAATCCCGCACAACCCTGGAGAGAGGGAAGGAAGCGGCATGACGCAGAACCTGACTCAGTGTGAGGAGAGAAGGGAAGCCGTAAGCTGTAGAGCTGTAAGCCGTAAGGTCTGCAAGATGTACAGTATGCTTTACAGTAAAGGAGTTCCTTCTTCAGTAAAAAAGCGTTTTTATACTAGAGAAGAAGGGAGATGGTTAGATCTCCCGAGTTTTCCTGTAGTAAAAGAACTGGCCAAGGATGATCCCCGACAGCACTATTCCGATTGTATCCGGAATCAAAATGTAGAAATCGTTGATAGTAAGTGCATGCCAAGCTCTGCAGCTATACACGCACACAGTGAGAATGGCCAAGAAAAAGGCCGTTCCGCACCGGCGCTCTTTGCGATTTTTTAGGATCTGCATGGTAAGCCCAATTAAGACCATCAGAATCGCAAAGGTCAGCGTTGCATATCCAGATATCTTTTCCATTGTGTATTCCTCTTTTTTCGTATATTCGTACTGATTCGTAATTCGTAAATTTTGTTTCTCTTCTTCAGGGCAAAAGTATGTTTCGCGCTAGAGAAGAGTAGGGAGGAGACGAGTTGAACGTCTGCCTCCCACTTTCAGAAATGTGCTTAGAAGACTTTAGAAGCTGAAGCCTACTTCAGCAAAGTCTACGTTACCATCTGGGGTAAAAGCCCGTAAGGCCTTTACCCGGATGTGTTTCGTGGCGTCGAGTCTGACGCCGAGCGCGCGGTTATGGACCTCGCCGTCGTTGACGGCGTAGAACAACCGGAAGGACTTATAGTCCAAGTTCACAATCCCAGACAACTGGTCCTCGCGACCACCGTTGTACCAGGTCTTGCCACCGTAGGCATTGACCTGGAAGGTGTGCCGAATGTTTACCTTTGGCGTTGTGAACCCCGCCGTTTTGGCAAAGTCTTCTTGCCACAGTAACTCAATACCGTGGAAGGTTAGAGCCGCTGAGAACTCGTTTGTCCGTACAGCGTACAGACTAAGTGCACCACGGTTATACCCAACACCGATACCGTTGCCGATAAAGGTGTACGAGTTATGAACGGGGAACCATAACTTCCCGTTCAATTCATTTGGGGACGGCGTAATCTGGCCGGCTGCGGTGAACGTCGCACCGACGTAGAGAGTTGCCTCCCCATCGAAGATACTCTTCGGTACGCAGCCCTGAGCCGCGATTACCGTATTCGAAGCGAGGTCGTATTGAAACTCGCCGCGGATACTGTCAACGTGGAGGGTCAGTTTGGAAACCGCCCACCGATTCGTGAACGACTTCACAGAATCATGCGGTGCCTGGGTCATGATATACCCACCAAACTTGACGCTGTCCACTTGCGCGAACAGCGAAGTTGCCATCACAAGGACGGCAATGATCGAAATGATAACTGACTTAAACATTTAATTCTCCTTGCCCAAAGCCCTGGGCGTTTTATGTCATTTCTTAAATTATCGTTCTCAAGATTCTAACCAGTGAATTACTTCATGGGTTAGAGAGTGAGGGGGAGGCAGAATGGAACTGGCTCCCCGTAATTTTACAATTTTAGCCTCCTTTGCAGAATTTCTAACCCCGTCTTTTGGTTTTTCACCAAAATGATCGGCAGTTGATTCTCCCGAATGATCTGAGAAATGCTTTCGCTGAGCCCGGCGATGATGAGAAGATTGCTACTCCCCAATATTTCCCGGCAACTCTGCAGGGAATTAATCCCCTCAGTCGTCATTTTGCCCACACCCTCCATTGAGAGGACATAGGATACCCTCGTTTTCTTTCTGACCTCTTGAACTAGGAGTGCGCCTCCTAGTTTATCGAGCGACCCTCGGCAGGTGATGATCCTGATATCTTCATCGCCAAAATTTTTCAATGAGAGCATGCAATCTCCTTGCATTTGTTCTTGATTATTTTCGTTCTCACTGTTTCAACCCATGAACCATTTCACGAGTTGGAGGATGAGGGGGAGCCAGAGTAGTACTGACTCCCCGAAATATCGTTACGGTAATGCCGCTATTCTCTCAAGGGCCGCTTTCTCGTCTTGAGCGATCTCGAAGATAGCGGACAGCTGAGTGATCTCCATCATCTCTTGGATATACGACGCCAGATCAGTGAGAACAAAGCGTCTGTTTGCCAGCCGGCAAAGCTTGAGGCAGGTGACCAAGCAGCCAAGGCCCGCGGAGGTGATAAAATCAACTTCCTTGAGGCAAAGGAGGATTGGACCCGTTCCTTGCTTTACGATTTCCTCGACCTTCCTTTGCAGTATTTCTCTGCTTAAGATGTCGATTCGACCTTTGCAATGAAGAATGGTCGCCGAACCTTCGTTTCGGATTGTGATTTCCATGTTTTTTCTCCAAACTTTGGATTAAATAGTTCTGTACCAACTTGCCCCATTCATTAGTTGGACATAGCGAACCGGACAATGTTTGCAAGTCCGGGTATGGTATTTCGTTTTTGGTTCAGATGAACCAGTTGGCTGTTTCGTGAACCCGTCAATAATTTTCGCTTCCTCAATTCGATAGGTCCATACGGCCCAGTGCAGGCGACCTCGGAAGTGAATATTCGGGTTGAGGACGCAGATGAATACGGCGACTAGGAAAGCCACAAATAGTGTCACGGTGATAAATTCGAACATTTTTTCTCCTTGCCCATTTCTGAGTTTTTTGCTTGTTTACTTTTTTCTCACTTCTCAGCACACTGGAATGTCCTAAGAAGTGAGAGGCAGCCGGCGGTTAATGCGACGGCTGCCTTTCTCTTAAGGTTCGTTTTTTTGCTAGCCAATAGCTTTGTGGAAACGTTTCCAATATTCGTCGTCCACACAGGGTTCGCCATCGTCGGTCATCGGAACTTCCAGACTAAGGGTCCAGAGCCCGTTGTATTTTTTGGTAGCGCGGATAACGCTACCGGTTTCACGAGATTCGAAGAGGATACTCTTCACCGTCGCATTGGTGAAGACGTAGATCCCATCGGATTCGACGCTTGTTCCGTCGGGTCGTTGGACGAATTCAGTCCCGAATAATTCCGGACACTTCGTTAAGTTGTCTTCCATCGTCCATTCTCTTGAGCCGTTCCAATGCGGCGTATTCCAGTACGCCTCCATGAGAACAAACGGGGTTGTTACCAACCCTTTGTCCTTGATAAATTGCGCAAACCTTTCTGCACAATCTTCAGGGATGACGGCAATGCCGCGTACAGCCACAGCAACAACCTCAAAATCAACCTCATAAATTCTCTTTATGATACTGGTTGACACTTGAATCGAACTTTCCTGTAACATTTTATTCTCCTTTGCCTTCTCAGGCTTGCGCAAATATTGTTTTTCTCACTTCTCAGTACACCGTTATATGTCCTAAGAAGTGAGAGGCAGCCGGCGAAAAGCGTCGGCTGCCAAGTAACCTACGTCCTGGTCTGATTGCTAATTTTTAGCACCAGAATCGTGGTGATGATTACCATCACCACACTCAGGATCGAGAAGGCCAGTGTGGCCTTCATGTTCTGCGCCATCATGGCGCAGAACGCGAGAATCAGGGTAATAGAGTGGCAGACCAATATTCTGAAGATTTTTTCTAACATTTTTTTCTCCTTGCCCATAGTCTTGGGCGGTATGTTTGTGTTTATTGTTTCAATCTCATAGATCCAACCTATGAACCATTTCACGAGTTGGAGGATGAGAGGCAGCCGGCGAAAAGCGACGGCTGCCCTCGAAATAGAGCTAGCGACTTTTACTGATGATTACCTCAGCGGGGACGACGCCGAGAAGAAATTCTGCGAACACTGCGAAGAAGCAGTAGACCGCGATTTCCAACCAGATCAACCCACCACCGGAAATGCCGATCATTCCGGTGATTGCCATGATCATTGCAGTGGCTACCATGACGGTAAACCATACTGTAATGAAATCCCACTTCATTTTTCTCATTGTTTCCTTTCGTTGGATTTCCTCACTGTCACCCGCACCAGTCCCTCCGGACTCATGCGGGCGGACAGTGTGCCCGAACGACAAACTGTTCAGGACACTAAATAAAACAGACCCTCTTCTTTTTATAGGAGAGAGTCTGTTATTGGGTTGTAATCATAAGAATAGATAAATGAATAGTGAAATAATTGCAAATTATCCAGTCGCTTGTCGCAGCTTTCGCCGCGTTGTTTACACCAACCCACTGGTAGCGGGTAAGGTGCTCTCTCCGTCGACCCCCCAAGCGAAGAGGAGACGACTATGGCACTATTCGGTTTTCAACGTTCGGACAGGCCGCTGAAATAACCAGTTCTAGCGTAACGGGGGAGTATATACTGGATTGCCAATCCTGTCAATACCTAAAAAGGCTAAGGTTAGCCAAAAGGGCTTAGATTAGCCAAAAATACTTATGGTAGATTGTTACGTCCCGCCACCGAGGCGGGATCCCGCCTTCCTTTCCTCAGAAGTAGAAAGTGGCGGGAAATTACGAAATGAAAGGAGTTACGCCCCGCGGAGCGGGGTCCCGCTTCGCGGGAAATATACGAATTACGAATGGGGATACGGATGAATGGAAGGGATGGCAGGACGGGTTTGATTCTTGGATAATGACTGGTTCAAGTAATACAAGGGTTTGCCTGGTAAGGACTACCTCCCCCTACCCCCTCCTTCGAAAGGAGGGGAGGGTGTTTTTGGTTATGTACAGACCAAGGTGTATTTGTACGTTTCCTCCCCTTTCGAAGGGGAGGACAGGTGGGGTAACCCTTACCGGGTGAAAGTATGAATATGAACCCAGCTTTCTCCTTACGCCATACTTCTGCTATGGGGTATTGACAAGCTCCAAATACCATGCTACCTTTAGTTGTTTTTCAGGTAGTGCCACGCAAGGTGCAAGGAGCAACAAGCGTGGTGTTGGGTGATTAACTTTCCAAGGAGGAATTTGCATGAAGCAGGGGATTATTGTGACGCCGGATATGCGTATTATTCGCACTGGCGGCTCGATCAATGATAATGCCGACGCGCTCGTTCAAGCGCGCGAGAAGTAAAGTTCGTTCAGCATCGAGCCGGTTCCATGGAGGAACCGGCTCACATTTTATCCTCCTACGTCTCGATGACGAGACTTCGGAGGACAAGTCCCTCGTTTTGCTCACGGAACTTCGAGGGCGAGCCCTCCTTTCGAAGTTTGCCTAATCATTCACCCCTCCCTATACTCACCTCACTATGCGTAAAAGTGTTCTCACAATCCTAACGATTGCAGCGCTCCTCCTTATTGGTGGAGGCGTGTGGGTTAGCAAAGGCGATGATATCCGCGCTCGGTTTTTTGACGACCAACCTGAGGAATTGCCAGTTGCGGTAGAGGCTGACCCTGAGCTTGGGAACGAGAGCACCAATGTTGTGGTGAGTAATGCAAACACGAATGTTCCAGTGGTCGCCGGGGAAACTGTGGAAGCGGTGGCTAAACTACCCAGCCAGTACAACCTGGCTGTGCCCTTTGTGCTCCAAGCGCCCACAGCAAACTGGGACGCCGTGCACAATGAAACCTGTGAAGAAGCTGCGGTGCTCACCGTACACTACTTCTGGACAAAGGTGAAAGGTGCAACTGCCCCACAGATTGAGACACAGTACTCCAAAATGATTGCCTACGAGAACAAGACCTTTGGCGACTTCAAAGACACCACTGCAGCGCAGACCGCCAAGATGATCAAAGATTTGTACGGCTACAAACGCGTGGATGTGCTGCCCATGAAATCACTGAACGACGCCAAAGTGCATGTGGCTGCTGGCCGGCCGGTGATTATCCCTTCCTCAGGGAAATTGCTGAAGAACCCGAATTTTAAAAATGGCGGTCCGCTGTACCACATGCTGGTCATCCGCGGCTGGATGAAAGATGGCCGGATTATTACCAATGACCCAGGGACGCGGAAGGGGAATGGGTACGTGTACAAACCAGACATTCTCTGGAACGCCATCCATGATTGGAATGGTGGGAAGGTGACGACGGGGAAGAAGGTAATGATCGTCGTCTACCCGAACGGCAAGTAAAAAATGTAATAAACAAGCGCGGGTCTCTGTGCCCGCGCGCAGGCAGAGACGCCTGCGCTTGGGTGTTTATTATTGTCATCCTGAATCCCGTAGCGGGATGAAGGATCTCCGAAGTTGGTATATTGTTCGGAGATTCTTCCGCCTACGTTCAGAAACTTCGGCGGACAGGTCGTAAGACTCAGAATGACAGAAGGAGGAGGGGGTAGGCCAAAGCCCTCGCTTTGGCCTTTGCTATAAGTTGCTTTTCCCCCTCAGCCACGAGCGACCCACCTACATTGTTGCGATTTCGGCCACTGGCCCAGTGGGCGGGCAGGGGGCTCGCGGCTACCCCACGTGGGTAGGCGTGGTCCCTTGACCTCGCCTAATGGAAATCCGCCCGGGTCAAGGGACCCGGGCTACCCAAGGTGTGTGCTTGTTTCAGGACTGTCCAGCAAGATCCTTCCGCCTACGTTAAGAAACTTCGGCCACTGGCTCAGAGGGCGTACAGGTCGAAGACTTGGGATGACAGAAGGAGTGGGTAGGCGGGGCTTTCATGCCCCGCCATGTACAAAGCCAATAATCCTTGAACCAAGTGCTGAGGCATAAAAGCCTCAGCTACCCCCTTGGTTTGTAAATACCAAAAAGCCCCGGGCAGATGCACGAGGCTTGGTTTGAATGAGCGTGTTGTTACTTGAAGATCTGGCCGACGTACGGCAGGAGCCAGCCCATGAGGAAACCAGCGGCTACGTAGTAGAATGTCCAAAGGGTATGGCCGAGCATTGCTCCTCTGAGGAATTCATTGATGTCCATCCCGTTTTCACCGGCTGCAATGTTGATATGGCCACAGTACGCTGCAAATTTTCCAATGCGACTTCTGAGTACGACATTTTGATCGGTTCGTAATGCGTTTAAAGCACCCTTATACCGTTCAGACGATCGCACATTGCCGAATGGAAGTCCAAGACGTCCGGCATTAAACCCAGCGAGTGAACCTGCAACCGCAGCCGCAACAATAGGTAATCCTGCTAAAAGGAACCACCAGCTTAATCCCTGACCAATGCCCCAACCTAAGAGAAGTGGGGCAAACATATTTGGTAATCCCGGAACGTAGTTTCCAACGAACACCCAGAAGATGAGCAGCAGACTGATAGTCAAGAAAAGAGGCGGATTTGCTTGTGCTACGTTGATTATAGATTGCGAGCTAAAAGCCGTAAGCAGAGCGAAACCGATGAAGAATATCCACCACCCGGCGGTGCACCATTTCGGAAACGTGTCCCAAAACCACACGCCTTTCATGTTCGTTTCATTTGTCAAAGTTACCTCCTATTTGAAATCAGTCATTTGTATTTCAACACACCGTACGTGGATTTTCAGTTTTTGTCAAGGACTTGGTATACTACCCCCATGTTCCAGACCCGAACTTTTGCGTTGCCTGATGGTGAGGTTATTACCTTTGGGGACACCCGGCAAGGGGAGGCTGATACCCGGCCAGTGCTTCTGCTTCTGCCTGGCCAAAAGCGTCTGCCACCCGGGCAACTTTCTGGTGACTTCATTGCTGAACAAGTTGACTTCCTGCTGCCGGAGTTCCGGGTGATCATGTGGAACTACCGGTTCAATGACTATCCAGGTGAAAAGATAAATATTCCTCGTCTGGCACAAGACCTAGTGGCATTTTTGGCTGCGGAAAAAATTGACCAGGTGTGTTTGTACGGCTACTCGTACGGCGGCATGGTCGCCATTCGCCTGGCCAGCCTGGTGCCGCAGAAAATCAAAGCCATGGTGCTGCTCAATGCGTTTCCCTACCTCTCCTTTACCTGGTTTGGCTTCAACCGGATTACCCTGCGGTTCCTGCTCCACCTGTCGGTTATTCCCAGCAATGTTTCTTCCCACATTCGGGAAAGCATGTACCCGTCCTTTCGCCAGCACCCCAATGGGTACCACGGTATCATTGGTCGCTTTTGCAATTGGCTGAGCCACCACGCCTTGGACACCATCTGGATTCACATCTGGAGTCCGCGCATTTGGTCTGCGCTCAAAGACGACGTGCGGCCGTTGCTCCCTAGTATTACCGCACCAACGTTGATTTTGGGTGGGCGGGCAGACGCGGCCTGCTCCTTGGAATCCGCGCGGGAATTTAAGCAGGGTTTGCCCAACAGTCAGTTGGAAGTGCTGGATAGCGCCGGGCACTACACCGTGCGCATTTGGCCAGAGTCGTTCAACCGGCCCATCCGGTCGTTTCTGGTGCAGCAGTACGGACTGCCAGAAACCGCCATGCCTATTCCACACCGAACCCCGCCGGCACCCATGCCTGCGGTTCGCCTGCTGCGAACGCTCGTGGTACAGTATTGGGAGTGGCTTCGTTCCCGCTTTCGCTAAGCTGCAAATGAATATTGGCATTGTTTCGGAATCGTACTACCCGGCAGTTGGGGGGATTTCCGAACACATCCACAACTTGGCTGCCGCGCTTCGGTTGCGCGGGCACAGTGTGAAAATAATCACCACGTCCTATGGCGAGTACGCCGATGCGCCGTACAACAGCCCGGACGTTCTTCGGATTGGGAAAGTTTTCAATTTTCATAAGAACGGTTCGCAATCGCATGTGGCCACGGGTAAGCATTTAAGCCGGCAGCTGCGTGAGATTTTTGCCAAGGAGCAATTTGACGTTCTGCACATTCACGCGCCAGAGCAGCCCATGCTGTCCCAGCTGAGTTTGCTGAACTCCACTACGGTGAATGTGGGAACCTTCCACGCGCAGTATGACCGCAGCTTACCCCTGGGTTTCCTTCGACCCTTGGTGGCGCCGGGCATGGCACGCTTGCATGCCCGCATTGTGGTTTCGGATGCGGCGCAGCAGTCCATTGCTAAGTACTTTCCGGAAGGCGCGTACACCACCGTACCCAATGGAGTGGACGTGGCACACTTTGCCAGTGGCAAACCTTTGGCAGAGTACGCAGACCGGCCTAACATACTCTTCGTGGGAAATTTTGTGATTCGCAAAGGGTTTGTCCATTTGCTGGAAGCCTTTTTGCACTTGCGAAAAACCTTGCCCAAAGTTCGTTTGCTGGCAGTAGGGGATGGGAATCTTCGGCCAACCTACGAGCGCGAGCTAGGTGACTTGGTGGGTAAAGATGTGATTTTCACTGGCCGCGTGCCAAATGAAGCCTTGCCCAACTACTACGCATCCGCGCAGGTCTACTGCTCTCCAGCAACCGGGCGGGAGAGCTTTGGCATTGTGCTGCTGGAAGCCATGGCCGCGGGTCGGCCCGTGGTCGCCTCAGATATTCCTGGGTACCGGGCAGTGGTTGGCGCTACCCAAGCCGCCCGCATGGTGCCGGTGGGTGATACCCTGGGTTTTGCTGCTGCCTTGGCGGAAGTGCTGACCCAACCCGAAAAAGCCCAAGCCATGGCCGTGGCAGGGCAGCGGGCAGCCAAGCAGTATGCCTGGGAACATATTGCAGCGCAGGTGGAGCAGGTGTACCAGCAGGCCCGAGCCGTGTACCCAGCAACCGTGCCCGTGGTACCAGGGTACCGGTGGTTGAGCGCGCTCATCCGCAGCCGCAAGTGGAAGGTAGCGCGGGAGGTGGCGCAGTAATGGACCTTACCGAATCCGTCCAGCACATTTTTGCAAGCTACGGTTTCTTTGGGTTGTACGCCATCGTGGCTTTTGAGGCATTTCAATTCGTCTTCTCCACACCCATTGGCCCCATCATTGTCTTCTTGGGTGGCTTGGCAAGCCAGGGAGCTTTTTCCGTACTCACACTCTGGCTGGTGGTGTACGCCGGGGTGGTCACCGGTGACAACCTGGGTTTTCTGGTTGGCCGAAAGTTTGGCCAACCCATTCTGCACCGTTTTGGCACGAAGCTGGTGAAGAAGGAAATGCTGGAAAAAGCAGAGAAGACTTTTTCTAAGTACGGCGCAGTGGCAATTTTTTTTACTAGGTTCATCTTCGCCACCATTGCTGCGCCGCTGAACGTCCTCGCGGGCGCATCAGACTTGCCCTGGCGCCGGTACATTGTGGCAGAAATGGGCGGGCAAATAGTTTGGACCAGCTTGTACGTGTTCCTGGGCTACTTCTTTGGAAAGCAGGTGGAGCAGTACATCAGGGTGGTTGACGATGCGAATATAACCATACTCTCCCTCAGCGCACTGATCATCATTTTACTCATCATCTGGATTCTGGGCCGAGGGATTCACCAGCACGTCCAGCACCGTAAGCGCCTGCGCCATGGAAACCAGTAGCTTCCTCCAATTCGTGACGACCTACGGGTACTTTGGGCTGTACGCGTTGGTGGCCGTGGAAGCGTTTGAGTTCATTTTTTCTTTCCCCCTCAGTCCGTTACTAGTAACACTGGGCGCCCTCAGTAGCCAAGGTACATTCATTTTTGTTTGGCTGTGGTTGGCTGCCTGGGCCGGTGCCATGACCGGGGACATGCTGGGGTACGCCCTGGGCCGGAAAGCTGGCCGGCCTATTTTGGAACGCCTGACCCGGCGGTGGCTGAAGCCCGTGGTGCTGGAAAAGTCCGAACACTTTTTTAACAAGTACGGAGCGTGGGCCGTCTTTTTTGGCCGGTTCATTTTTGCGTCCCTCGCCGCGCCAATCAATTTGCTCGCTGGCGTTTCAAAAATGCGGTTCCGCACTTTTTTCATTGCTGATGCCCTAGGTCAAGCAGTGTGGGCAACGGCGTACCTCACCCTGGGGTACTTCGTGGGGCCAGTGGTCATTGATTGGATCGAACGCATTGCCCGGGTCGGCACCTCCATACCGGCACTGCTCATTGTCGCCTTTCTCCTGAGCTTGTTCTTGGTGCACTTGCGGAGGAAGAGGAGGGGAGTGTAAAAAATTATTTACTTAAGTCGTCATGGTTCAAGACTGACGAGCGTTTTCCATTAGGGCTACCTCCCCCTACCCCCTCCTTCGAAAGGAGGGGAGGAGTTTCTTTAGTCACCCATACTCCTAGCTATCCCAAACCTTAACCCTCACACTATACTCGCCGCTACACCGAAACCCATGCCTCAGCTTGTGCCCCCCTTGACACATTCCAATACCCATGCTAGTATGGCCTGTACGCTTCTGAAAGTAACTGCAGAGACTGCAAGAGGCGTAGCAAGTTACCCCTTTAAAAAGTAGAAAATATTTTGGAGTTTCGTGGTTGGATTTTCAAATCCAATACCACGCTGGTGCCCCACGAAAGGCACCCAAAGCCGTACTACGCTGAGTCGTTGGTACGCACATACTCGCTCGATGATGGGTTCATACACCTGTCGATCAACTCCTCCCGAGCGATTCTACGCCTCGTCCATGCTGGCGACGCGCTGCTGATGGCCCCCATCTTGCGGCGTGATGGGGGCCACTGAAAGTTTGTACGTAAGTACATAGGCAGCTCACCGAACAACGAGCAACAAAAAAAGATTGATCTTACCCGGATGCTACATGCTCCGGGTTTTTTCTTTGCTTTATTCCGATAAATCACCCCGAGCAAAGCCCTTGAGTCGATCGAAAGGACGTAGTCCTTGAGCTTGTCGAAAGGGCGAGCGGAGCCAGTCGAGAGGACGCAGTCCCTGAGCGGAGTTGAAGGGTGAAGTTATTGACTTGTACAAGGTATAGTCGTAAGGTAGAACCATTCTTTAACAACTCATACTCACGGATAATCTGTGGGAGAAATTAATCACATTAGTTGTCGTCTGCGCGTCATAAAAAGAAA contains:
- a CDS encoding glycosyltransferase family 4 protein; the encoded protein is MNIGIVSESYYPAVGGISEHIHNLAAALRLRGHSVKIITTSYGEYADAPYNSPDVLRIGKVFNFHKNGSQSHVATGKHLSRQLREIFAKEQFDVLHIHAPEQPMLSQLSLLNSTTVNVGTFHAQYDRSLPLGFLRPLVAPGMARLHARIVVSDAAQQSIAKYFPEGAYTTVPNGVDVAHFASGKPLAEYADRPNILFVGNFVIRKGFVHLLEAFLHLRKTLPKVRLLAVGDGNLRPTYERELGDLVGKDVIFTGRVPNEALPNYYASAQVYCSPATGRESFGIVLLEAMAAGRPVVASDIPGYRAVVGATQAARMVPVGDTLGFAAALAEVLTQPEKAQAMAVAGQRAAKQYAWEHIAAQVEQVYQQARAVYPATVPVVPGYRWLSALIRSRKWKVAREVAQ
- a CDS encoding DedA family protein codes for the protein METSSFLQFVTTYGYFGLYALVAVEAFEFIFSFPLSPLLVTLGALSSQGTFIFVWLWLAAWAGAMTGDMLGYALGRKAGRPILERLTRRWLKPVVLEKSEHFFNKYGAWAVFFGRFIFASLAAPINLLAGVSKMRFRTFFIADALGQAVWATAYLTLGYFVGPVVIDWIERIARVGTSIPALLIVAFLLSLFLVHLRRKRRGV
- a CDS encoding STAS domain-containing protein — translated: MEITIRNEGSATILHCKGRIDILSREILQRKVEEIVKQGTGPILLCLKEVDFITSAGLGCLVTCLKLCRLANRRFVLTDLASYIQEMMEITQLSAIFEIAQDEKAALERIAALP
- a CDS encoding DedA family protein → MDLTESVQHIFASYGFFGLYAIVAFEAFQFVFSTPIGPIIVFLGGLASQGAFSVLTLWLVVYAGVVTGDNLGFLVGRKFGQPILHRFGTKLVKKEMLEKAEKTFSKYGAVAIFFTRFIFATIAAPLNVLAGASDLPWRRYIVAEMGGQIVWTSLYVFLGYFFGKQVEQYIRVVDDANITILSLSALIIILLIIWILGRGIHQHVQHRKRLRHGNQ
- a CDS encoding C39 family peptidase, which codes for MRKSVLTILTIAALLLIGGGVWVSKGDDIRARFFDDQPEELPVAVEADPELGNESTNVVVSNANTNVPVVAGETVEAVAKLPSQYNLAVPFVLQAPTANWDAVHNETCEEAAVLTVHYFWTKVKGATAPQIETQYSKMIAYENKTFGDFKDTTAAQTAKMIKDLYGYKRVDVLPMKSLNDAKVHVAAGRPVIIPSSGKLLKNPNFKNGGPLYHMLVIRGWMKDGRIITNDPGTRKGNGYVYKPDILWNAIHDWNGGKVTTGKKVMIVVYPNGK
- a CDS encoding alpha/beta hydrolase; translation: MFQTRTFALPDGEVITFGDTRQGEADTRPVLLLLPGQKRLPPGQLSGDFIAEQVDFLLPEFRVIMWNYRFNDYPGEKINIPRLAQDLVAFLAAEKIDQVCLYGYSYGGMVAIRLASLVPQKIKAMVLLNAFPYLSFTWFGFNRITLRFLLHLSVIPSNVSSHIRESMYPSFRQHPNGYHGIIGRFCNWLSHHALDTIWIHIWSPRIWSALKDDVRPLLPSITAPTLILGGRADAACSLESAREFKQGLPNSQLEVLDSAGHYTVRIWPESFNRPIRSFLVQQYGLPETAMPIPHRTPPAPMPAVRLLRTLVVQYWEWLRSRFR